The following is a genomic window from Catellatospora citrea.
GGCATGTCCGACCAGATCGAGAACCGGATCATCGAGGCCAAGAGCCGCGGCATCTACGAGGCCCCCGGCATGGCACTGCTGCACGCCGCGTACGAGCGCCTGGTCAACGCGATCCACAACGAGGACACCGTCGCGGCATACCACAACGACGGCCGCCGCCTCGGTCGGCTGCTGTACGAGGGCCGCTGGCTCGACCCGCAGTCGCTGATGCTGCGCGAAGCGCTGCAGCGCTGGGTCGGCTCGGCGATCACCGGCCAGGTCACGCTGCGGCTGCGGCGCGGCGAGGACTACTCCGTCCTCGACACGACCGGCCCGACGCTCAGCTACCACCCGGACAAGCTGTCCATGGAGCGCACCGAGGACTCCGCGTTCGGCCCGGTCGACCGCATCGGCCAGCTGACCATGCGCAACCTCGACATCGCCGACTCGCGCGCCAAGCTGGAGCAGTACGCCCAGCTCGGCATCGTCGGCGGCGGCTCACACCTGCAGGTCACCGCCGCCGTCCAGCCCGGCCCGCACCAGCTGATCGGCGTCCTGCCCGAGGGCGGCGCCGACACCATCGCCTCCCGCGGCCATGCCCCCGGCGACGACGAACTCCTCGACAACGCCGCCATGGAATCCGGCACCGACTGACCCACCGACGCAAGGCAGGGGCACCCTCCGCGGTCCGTGGCGGAGGGTGCCCCTGTCAACCGGCCGTGATCTTCGGCGGCTCCGACCAGCCCAGCTGAGCGCCGTCCCGAGCCCCGTCATCGTCGGCTACTGGGCCAGGTAGCCGCCGTCGATGACCAGTTCGGTGCCCGTCACGAAGCTCGACTCGTCGGAGGCCAGGTAGAGACAGCCGTAGGCCACCTCCATCGGCCGGCCCGGCCGTTTCATCGGGGTCTGCTCGATGACGAGCTTGTTCAGGTCCGGTGCCTGCGCCTGGGTCAGCGGCGTGTCGATGAAACCGGGATGGACAGAGTTGACCCGGATCCCCTCGCCGACGTATGTCATCGCCGCGTTCTTCGTCATGTTGCGCACCGCGCCCTTCGCGGCGTGGTAGGAGAACGCTCCGCTGACCGCCGAGTTGCCCCAGATCGACGAGACGTTGACGATCGAGCCGGACCTGTTCTTCCGCATGACGCGGACCGCCTCGCGCATGCCGAGGAAGACACCCGTCTGGTCCACCGCGATCATCTTCTCCCAGTTCGTCACGTCCAGCTCGTCGAGCGGCTCGTACGCGATGATCCCGGCGTTGTTGATCAGCACGTCCAGGCGGCCGTGCTTCTTGACGACGTCGCCGACCACGCTCGCCCATTCGTCCTCGCTGGTGACGTCGAGCCGCACCGACTCGACACCATCGGCGAACGGCTCCTTCGGCGAGGTGATGTCGCCCGAGATGACGGTCGCGCCCTCCTTGGCGAACAGCTCCACCACCGCGTGGCCGATGCCGTTGGCGCCGCCCGAGACCAGCGCGACCTTCTCCTGCAGCCTCATTGCCTGTCCTTCCGTCGCAGCGGTTGGCGCGCCTGTCGATGCCAGGGTGCGGCGGGGGGTTCTCGCAGCCACCGGCCGGACAGGCCCCCTCGGCTGTGCCGGGTTCGGTGAGCGGTCCGCATGGCTCGCGGCCCCGAGTCGCATCCCGGCACAGATCACGTTAGTGCTGGTCAGTACCACCGAAGGCGCGAACGCGGCAGGTCCGACCACGATCGGCGCGCAACGAGCGGGCCGAGCCGGCAGCCGCACGGGTCCGGCCGATGAACGGCGCCGTCACCCCGTGGCGGCTACCCGGCGGGTGTCGCCCCCGCTGCCAGGACTGCGGGCAGCGGCTTGCGGTGCAGGACCTCCAGGCGGGCGACCGCGCGGGTGAGCACGACGTACAGCCGCTGCTGCCCACGCGGTTCGGCGGCCACGATCTCGGCGGGCTCCACCACGATCACGTGGTCGTATTCGAGGCCCTTGACGAGGCCCGCGGGCACCAGCGTGACGTGCGCGGAATCCACGACCGGCCCGAGCGCCTCGATCAGATGATCGGCGGCGACGACCGCGACGCTGCCGTCGCTCGGCGCATTGCGCGCGGCCTCGCGTACGGCCGCGGCGAGGTCGTCGACCTGCCGCACCGACAGTTCTCCCCCGGGCCGGTAGGACTGCGTCGGCGCGATGCCCGGAGCGAGCGCCCGCGCCGCGTAGTCCGCGAGGATCTGCGGGACCCGGTAGCCGGTGCGCAGGTCCAGCATCCGCGCATCGCGCCGGTCGAGCCGCGACAGCAGCTCCTGCCACGACGCGGCGGCCAGCGGATGGGTCGCCTGGCCGAGGTCGCCCACGATCGTCATCGAGGCGTACGCCGCCCGGCGCGCGATCATCCGGCACTCCATCGGCGACAGGTCCTGGGACTCGTCGAGGATCACGTGCGCGTAGTCGTCCCAGGTGGCCGGCTCGTCGTCCACCTCGGCGACCGGCAGCGGCTCGGCCAGCACCGGCACGTAACCGTCCTCGCCGTACGGGTCGTACCCGTCGATCCAGCTGACCACCTGGTGTCCCTCGCGCAGGATGATCGCGGCGGCCCAGCGCTGCGCCTGCGCGGTCGCGTCGTTGTCGATCGACTGCCCGGCCACGGCCATCGGGGTGGGCAGGCCGGGCGCGTACAGACTCCAGCCGTCGTGCAGCCCCAGGCTGAGCACGAACGTGTCCACCAGCTGCGGGCCCATGGTCAGTTCCCGCAGCCGGGCGTGCTCGACGGGCGCCTTCGGGGTGGCGGGCGGCTCGCCGAGCAGCTCGGTGAGCTCGTCGAGCAGCGGCACGTCGTCGATCGACCAGTCGCCGCCACCGCGGTACGACGCCGCGAGGACGCCGGCCGCCGCGTCACCGAGCACGCCGCGGACCCGGTCGGCGTCGCCGAGCCACGCCAGCACGCCCGCCGGGGTCAGCCGCGGCCACCATGCGGCCAGGAAACGCCGGAACTCGGGGCGGTCGCCGACGTCGTCGGTGAACAGCTCCCGGTCCAGGTGCTCGCCGTCGACCGCGGCCCACAGCGCTTCCAGCAGCGCCTTCGCGGCCAATGGCCGGGCGGCGTTGGGCAGCGTGCCGGTCGACGCCGCCATGGTGCGCGCCCGGTCGCGGACCGCCGTCAGCTCAACCGGCCCGAACTTGAGGACCTGGCCCGCGTACACCAGTTTCAGCTGGTCCGGTGCGGTCGGCGGGGCCTGCCAGATCAGCTCGGCCAGCACCGCGTCCATGCGGGTGCTGCCCTTGATCTCGGCCACCGGCGCGGGATCGCGGCGGATCGCGGTCACCCCCTCGACGAGTTCGCCGATGGCGCGCAGGTGGATGCTGTCCTCGCCGAGGGCGGGCAGCACCCGGCTGATGTAGTCGGTGAAGACGGTGGACGGCCCGACGACCAGGACCCGGCCGTCGGCGAACCGGCCCCGGTCGGTGTAGAGCAGGTACGCGGCCCGGTGCAGCGCCACCTGCGTCTTGCCCGTGCCGGGCCCGCCGGTGATGAGCGTGACGCCGCGGGCGGGCGCCCGGATCGCCTCGTCCTGCTCGCGCTGGATGGTGGTGACGATGTCGCGCATCTGCGGCCCACGGGCCCGCTGCAGCGCCGCGAGCAGCGACCCCTCGCCGAGTACGCGCAGCTCACCGGCGTCGTCCGGGGACAGCAGGTCGTCGTCGAGGTCGACGACCTCGCGGCCGCGGCTGATGATGACGCGGCGGCGGACGACGCCGAGCGGTTCGCCGGGCGTGGCCCGGTAGAACGCCGCCGCGGCGGGCGCCCGCCAGTCGATCAGGAGTGGTTCACGGTCCTCGTCGCGTACGCCGAGCCGCCCGATGTGGTAGGTCTCGCCGTCGTCGAAGTCGAGCCGGCCGAACACGAGTCCCTCGGCTTCGGCGTCCAGCGCCCGCAGCTTGCCCGCCGCGTGGTGGACCATCGCGTCGCGTTCGACGAGTCCGCCGGCGGGCCCGGCGGCGGCCCGGCCGTGACCCTCGCGGGCCAGCTGCTCGGCCTGGGCGCGCATGGCGTCGGAGCGGTCGTACACCCGGTCGACGACCTGCTGTTCGCTGGCGATCTCCTGCGTTCGTGCGTCAGGCACAGTGCTCCCCGGTGAGTGGCGAATGGGGTTGAGTGACGAGCATATGTGCGTCTCAGCGCACAAAGATCGTCATTCGGGCCGATTCGACACGGGCCAGGTGTCGGTTAGACTGGAACCGCGGGAGGGACAAGCCGAGGGCTTGCACACCTCCCGTTCGCCGTATCCGGTGACGCGACCCGGAACGCACCACGCCTCCACCGAGAATCATGGCGGTGAATATTTCCATCGCGGGGTGCGGCCGCTAATGTCAGGGCACCGATTGCGGATCTTTCGGTCGGCGGCGCGGAAATCACGCGCAATCATGGAGAACCGGAGGGGTGGGCAGATGCGGGGAATTCCGGTCGCCTCGCTGGTCATCGGCATCGCATCCTCGCCTGCGGAACGCCGCCACCTGGCTCGCACGCTCGGCGGCAGCCCGGCCCTGCTGATCGTGTCCAGCGTCGAGCAGGCCCGCGAATTCCTCGGCGTGCCCGGCCCGCCCGCCGCCGCGACCCCTCCCCCGGTCCCGCCCGCGCCGGTGCGCGCCGTAGAACCCGCTCCGACGCCATCGACCGACCTGGCCGTCGACTCCGACCGCCGGATGCTGCGCTGGCGCGATCGAGAGGTGGATCTGACCCGCCTGGAACACGATTTCCTGATCTGCCTGACCGAGACGCCCGGCCAGGTCTGGACCTACGAGCGGCTGCACCTTGAGGTATGGGGCAACAAGCACCTCGGCCGCGGCTCCGACATGCACTCGGTGGTGCGGCGGGTGCGGCGCAAACTCGCCCGGCTGAACGCCTCGGTGACCGTCCACGCGGTCCGCGGCGTGGGTTTCCGGCTCGCCTCGGCCTGATCGTCGTCCGAGGTTCGCGCAGGCTTGACCCTATGTAGTTAATGGACAGAGAATGCATTCATGCGTCTCACCGTTTCCGTCGCGAAAGTCGTGTCCGCCCTACTGGCCGACCCTGACGCCGAGCGCTACGGCCTCGACCTGATGAAGACCACCGGGCTGCCGAGCGGCACGCTCTACCCGGTGTTGCAACGGCTGCAGCAGGCGGGCTGGGTCACGGCGCACTGGGAGCAGATCGACCCCGCCGCCGAAGGCCGCCCGGCCCGGCGCTACTACCGGCTCACCCCGCAGGGCGCCACCGACGGGCGCCATGCCCTCGCCGAGTTGCACGCCTCCACCCAGCCGAACACCGCCGGCCGCGGCCAGGCGAGCCCCGCATGGTGACCAGGGTGTGCGCGGCGCTGCTGCGGGTCGCCGCCCGCCGCTGGCCCGCCGAGATCCGCGCCGACCTGCACCGCGAGTGGCAGGCCGAGCTGCACGTCCTGGCC
Proteins encoded in this region:
- a CDS encoding SDR family NAD(P)-dependent oxidoreductase; the encoded protein is MRLQEKVALVSGGANGIGHAVVELFAKEGATVISGDITSPKEPFADGVESVRLDVTSEDEWASVVGDVVKKHGRLDVLINNAGIIAYEPLDELDVTNWEKMIAVDQTGVFLGMREAVRVMRKNRSGSIVNVSSIWGNSAVSGAFSYHAAKGAVRNMTKNAAMTYVGEGIRVNSVHPGFIDTPLTQAQAPDLNKLVIEQTPMKRPGRPMEVAYGCLYLASDESSFVTGTELVIDGGYLAQ
- a CDS encoding HelD family protein, which gives rise to MPDARTQEIASEQQVVDRVYDRSDAMRAQAEQLAREGHGRAAAGPAGGLVERDAMVHHAAGKLRALDAEAEGLVFGRLDFDDGETYHIGRLGVRDEDREPLLIDWRAPAAAAFYRATPGEPLGVVRRRVIISRGREVVDLDDDLLSPDDAGELRVLGEGSLLAALQRARGPQMRDIVTTIQREQDEAIRAPARGVTLITGGPGTGKTQVALHRAAYLLYTDRGRFADGRVLVVGPSTVFTDYISRVLPALGEDSIHLRAIGELVEGVTAIRRDPAPVAEIKGSTRMDAVLAELIWQAPPTAPDQLKLVYAGQVLKFGPVELTAVRDRARTMAASTGTLPNAARPLAAKALLEALWAAVDGEHLDRELFTDDVGDRPEFRRFLAAWWPRLTPAGVLAWLGDADRVRGVLGDAAAGVLAASYRGGGDWSIDDVPLLDELTELLGEPPATPKAPVEHARLRELTMGPQLVDTFVLSLGLHDGWSLYAPGLPTPMAVAGQSIDNDATAQAQRWAAAIILREGHQVVSWIDGYDPYGEDGYVPVLAEPLPVAEVDDEPATWDDYAHVILDESQDLSPMECRMIARRAAYASMTIVGDLGQATHPLAAASWQELLSRLDRRDARMLDLRTGYRVPQILADYAARALAPGIAPTQSYRPGGELSVRQVDDLAAAVREAARNAPSDGSVAVVAADHLIEALGPVVDSAHVTLVPAGLVKGLEYDHVIVVEPAEIVAAEPRGQQRLYVVLTRAVARLEVLHRKPLPAVLAAGATPAG
- a CDS encoding winged helix-turn-helix domain-containing protein, yielding MRGIPVASLVIGIASSPAERRHLARTLGGSPALLIVSSVEQAREFLGVPGPPAAATPPPVPPAPVRAVEPAPTPSTDLAVDSDRRMLRWRDREVDLTRLEHDFLICLTETPGQVWTYERLHLEVWGNKHLGRGSDMHSVVRRVRRKLARLNASVTVHAVRGVGFRLASA
- a CDS encoding PadR family transcriptional regulator, giving the protein MRLTVSVAKVVSALLADPDAERYGLDLMKTTGLPSGTLYPVLQRLQQAGWVTAHWEQIDPAAEGRPARRYYRLTPQGATDGRHALAELHASTQPNTAGRGQASPAW